Proteins co-encoded in one Quercus robur chromosome 8, dhQueRobu3.1, whole genome shotgun sequence genomic window:
- the LOC126694462 gene encoding protein ENHANCED DOWNY MILDEW 2: MASSDDEAESLPNCVENYYFWDEKNEPISFIGLPIQWREGEILDGKKQQIYLRGDADKGLQKLHKQVIAWRFDLSNLKPEISVLLKGNHWTKIERPRKSYEDMIRTVLVTVQYLHFLRKNPEASGKSCWDHLSKVFSLYDVRPSQNDLVDHLPLISEAVNRDDTLANSKLLRTFLEEKPGKRKLPDEVVQTTDMSGFIVDGVDDDILDEEEDEEEDVFDSVCAFCDNGGDLLCCEGRCMRSFHATVEAGDESMCDSLGYAQEEVDEMQNFFCKSCELKRHQCFVCGKLGSSDKFSAAEVFPCVNATCGYFYHPRCVSKLLHREDEAAAEELEKKIAAGGSFTCPIHKCSVCKQGENKKDPQLQFAVCRRCPKSYHRKCLPRKIAFEDIEDEGIIARAWEGLLPNRILIYCLKHEIDGELGTPIRDHVKFPGVKTTFEKKKVTVEENKKQASDSLGNKEKDLFKKKNLALDDSFRERTVVKVARQNQKSSSAVKVGNTKNSDKVISGSDISRKVKVNNASRKLLNENAKSISMEVDKSSTADENKHSLGYRLFDLMKSNGKVKPRKQDMLNGEANKTMTVKPATKKLSSPLPSLDADSERRLLALLKDANKAVTLEDVIEKHKVPSTHAYSSKYIVDKTITLGKLEGSVEAVRDALGKLEDGRSREDAEAVCGPEVLQQIFKWKSKLRVYLSPFLHGNRYTSFGRHFTKVEKLEGIVDKLHWYAQNGDMIVDFCCGANDFSVLMNKKLEEKGKKCSYKNFDIFQAKNDFNFEKRDWFTVKPNELPTGSKLIMGLNPPFGVQAALANKFIDKALEFNPKLIILIVPSNTYRLDKKKKSYDLIWEDGKSLSGKSFYLPGSVDENDRQMDQWNLHAPPLSLWSRRDWTDKHKAIAEENGHLLKQEEESDMKKNHPENLIHDHPVDNQNHYGDASMQTDDPTKSDRLEIFRGGSIVMEGNKESPTCISGDRVNLESEGRGKNQPSEAFVRKRKRDKEHGKGMGEKSPENKVDGGRTCCSPSNVVDGRPSLEHLHSKSLEMPSHAELGEKGQERSRPHRSPPNVVDGRSSLERLHSKSLEMPSRAELGENVQHFEPSISGSHMQFAAAYGGSPATNETGSTYNRSGDDPYLTGTIHRMSTGVSPGSDYRARSVEEQLPGYTRDSSDGLGYRYNITQVEENFQRDREIRTRLRYYGQLEPDLPRYNYLAGHDSGYGRIGSVSSTYVHAAPPADLSYRMNTSAMQRYAPRLDELNHTRMNTLGSESHLMNRNSFYDPRAPPPGYQGSPMGFAPGPHSSYSHQNSAGWLNE, from the exons ATGGCATCATCTGATGATGAGGCTGAGAGCCTGCCCAATTGTGttgaaaattactatttttgGGATGAAAAAAACGAACCGATTTCTTTTATTGGTTTGCCAATTCAATGGAGAGAGGGTGAGATTCTGGATGgcaaaaaacaacaaatataCCTACGTGGAGATGCTGACAAAGGGCTTCAAAAATTACATAAGCAAGTTATAGCATGGAGGTTTGATCTTTCCAATTTGAAACCCGAGATATCAGTTCTACTCAAGGGAAATCATTGGACCAAGATTGAGAGGCCAAGGAAAAGCTATGAGGATATGATTAGGACAGTCCTGGTAACAGTGCAATACCTTCATTTCTTGAGGAAAAACCCCGAAGCATCAGGAAAATCTTGTTGGGATCACTTGTCTAAAGTCTTCAG CTTGTATGATGTCAGACCTTCTCAAAATGATCTGGTGGACCACCTGCCTTTAATTAGTGAAGCTGTTAATAGGGATGATACCTTAGCAAACTCCAAG CTCTTACGCACATTTCTCGAGGAGAAGCCTGGGAAGAGAAAACTACCTGATGAG GTTGTTCAAACTACAGACATGTCTGGATTTATAGTTGATGGTGTAGATGATGATATtttggatgaagaagaagatgaagaagaggatGTGTTTGATTCTGTTTGTGCATTTTGTGATAATGGTGGTGATCTTTTGTG TTGTGAGGGAAGATGCATGAGATCCTTTCATGCAACTGTAGAAGCTGGTGACGAATCTATGTGTGACTCTCTTGGGTATGCACAGGAAGAAGTGGAT GAGATGCAGAACTTTTTCTGTAAAAGTTGTGAACTGAAACGGCATCAATGCTTTGTTTGTGGGAAGCTGGGATCATCTGACAAGTTTTCAGCTGCTGAG GTCTTTCCTTGTGTTAATGCAACCTGTGGCTATTTCTATCATCCACGTTGTGTGTCAAAATTGCTCCATCGGGAGGATGAAGCTGCTGCAGAGGAGCTTGAGAAAAAGATTGCTGCAGGGGGGTCTTTTACATGTCCAATCCATAAATGCAGTGTTTGTAAACAAGGAGAGAATAAGAAAGATCCTCAATTGCAGTTTGCTGTGTGTCGGCGTTGTCCTAAGTCGTACCACAGGAAATGCTTGCCAAG GAAGATTGCTTTTGAAGATATAGAGGATGAAGGGATTATAGCAAGGGCTTGGGAAGGTCTATTACCCAACCGTATACTAATATACTGCTT AAAACATGAAATAGATGGAGAACTTGGAACTCCAATAAGAGACCACGTAAAGTTCCCTGGAGTTAAGActacttttgaaaaaaagaaggtaacggtggaagaaaataaaaaacaagcaTCAGACTCCCtcggaaataaagaaaaagatctgtttaagaagaaaaatcttGCCTTAGATGACTCCTTCCGAGAAAGAACTGTTGTGAAAGTAGCTAGACAGAATCAGAAGTCATCCTCAGCTGTGAAGGTGGGAAATACCAAAAATAGTGATAAAGTAATATCTGGATCAGATATCTCAAGGAAAGTGAAAGTAAATAATGCATCGAGAAAGCTTTTGAATGAAAATGCAAAGTCTATCTCAATGGAGGTAGATAAGTCCTCTACTGCTGATGAAAACAAACATTCCCTAGGCTATAGGTTATTTGACCTCATGAAGTCCAATGGGAAAGTTAAGCCCAGGAAGCAGGATATGCTTAATGGTGAAGCAAATAAGACTATGACAGTTAAGCCTGCCACCAAGAAGCTGAGCAGTCCACTACCATCATTAGATGCTGATTCTGAAAGGAG ATTGTTGGCTTTGTTGAAAGATGCCAATAAAGCAGTAACTTTAGAAGATGTTATAGAAAAGCACAAAGTTCCCTCTACTCATGCTTActcatcaaaatatatagtgGACAAGACCATTACTTTGGGGAAGTTGGAGGGTTCAGTGGAG gcGGTTCGAGATGCTTTAGGGAAGTTGGAGGATGGCCGCAGTCGTGAGGATGCAGAAGCTGTGTGCGGACCTGAGGTTCTGCAACAGATATTCAAGTGGAAG AGCAAGCTTAGAGTATATCTttcaccttttcttcatggtAATCGCTACACATCCTTTGGTCGTCATTTTACAAAAGTGGAGAAACTTGAAGGG ATTGTTGATAAGCTTCATTGGTATGCACAAAATGGCGACATG ATAGTGGACTTCTGTTGTGGTGCCAATGATTTTAGTGTCCTGATGAACAAAAAGCTGGAAGAGAAAGGCAAGAAGTGTTCATACAAAAACTTTGATATTTTTCAAGCAAAG AATGACTTTAATTTTGAGAAGAGGGATTGGTTTACTGTCAAACCAAATGAACTACCTACAGGGTCGAAATTG ATCATGGGGCTAAATCCTCCTTTTGGAGTCCAAGCAGCTTTGGCAAACAAGTTCATTGATAAAGCTCTCGAGTTTAACCCCAAACTTATTATTCTCATTGTTCCATCAAACACATACAG GttagataaaaagaaaaaatcttatGATCTTatttgggaggatggaaaatctTTATCAGGAAAG TCATTTTATCTGCCTGGATCGGTTGATGAGAATGACAGACAAATGGATCAGTGGAATTTACATGCACCTCCACTGTCTCTTTGGAGTCGTCGTGATTGGACTGATAAACACAAAGCCATAGCTGAAGAAAATGGTCACCTCCtcaaacaagaagaagaatcaGACATGAAAAAGAATCATCCTGAGAATTTAATCCATGATCATCCAGTGGACAATCAAAATCATTATGGTGATGCTTCCATGCAGACTGATGATCCCACAAAAAGTGATAGACTGGAAATATTCAGAGGTGGGTCAATTGTCATGGAAGGTAATAAAGAAAGCCCCACTTGCATCAGTGGTGATAGAGTAAACCTTGAGAGTGAGGGCCGTGGGAAGAACCAGCCCAGTGAGGCATTTGTAAGAAAGAGGAAACGTGATAAAGAACACGGAAAAGGAATGGGTGAGAAATCACCAGAGAACAAAGTGGATGGTGGCAGGACTTGCTGTTCTCCATCCAATGTAGTTGATGGAAGACCCTCACTGGAACATCTGCATTCCAAATCCCTTGAGATGCCTTCACATGCCGAGCTTGGTGAGAAGGGCCAGGAACGTAGCAGGCCTCACCGTTCTCCACCCAATGTGGTTGATGGCAGATCCTCACTTGAACGTCTACATTCTAAGTCTCTTGAGATGCCTTCACGTGCTGAGCTTGGTGAGAATGTTCAACATTTTGAGCCCAGCATATCTGGTTCTCATATGCAGTTTGCAGCAGCTTATGGTGGGAGCCCGGCTACCAATGAGACGGGCAGCACATATAATCGGAGTGGCGATGACCCGTACTTAACTGGGACTATCCATAGAATGTCAACTGGTGTTAGTCCTGGTTCTGATTATAGGGCTAGAAGCGTGGAGGAACAGCTTCCGGGGTACACAAGGGACAGCTCAGATGGTCTTGGTTACAGATATAATATTACTCAGGTGGAAGAGAACTTCCAGAGGGACAGAGAAATAAGGACACGGCTTCGCTATTATGGACAGCTTGAGCCTGATCTGCCAAGATATAATTATCTAGCAGGTCATGATTCTGGATATGGCCGCATTGGATCAGTGTCATCTACTTATGTTCATGCAGCTCCACCAGCTGATTTGTCTTACAGGATGAATACGTCAGCAATGCAGCGATATGCACCCCGACTGGACGAGTTGAACCACACAAGGATGAATACTTTAGGATCTGAGTCACATCTGATGAATAGAAACAGCTTTTATGATCCTCGAGCACCCCCACCTGGGTATCAAGGCAGCCCGATGGGTTTTGCTCCCGGTCCTCACAGTTCCTATTCGCACCAGAATTCAGCAGGTTGGCTGAATGAGTAG